CGTCGATGTATTCCTCAATGATGACTTTCCGTTCAAGGGTGGCGTAGTTCTTTTCCAAGTCGGACACAAAATAGTCCTCGTGAAACCAATTCTCAATCTTGGGCAGGGCTGCAATGTATTCATCCTCCGAGCGCGCGATGATCACCCTTCCGGAGCTGTTCGTCGGCTTCATCACGCAAGGAAATGCCGGTGGCCTATACCGCTCAACTTCGTCCTCACTCCGTAAAACATGGATCGTTGGAGCGGTTGTTCCGGCACCGAGCCGTTCCTCCGTGTACAGCTTGCAATACTCTTTATCGGACACACGTCTTCGTAATGGGCTTTCCAGCTCAGATCCTGACTTCACTTGAAAGAGGAAGTCATTGAACAAGCGGTCCGGTCTTATCGGGAGCCTGTGATGCACCGCTACAAACTGGAAAAGATACGTCAGGTACAGGACGACATTGAGAATTGACGACGGAACCTTTCTGTTGTAGAGCGCCAACGAGACCCGGCGAAAGCGACCATAGAGACGAGCGGAGAGTTTCACCAGACGAGGAAAAGATTGTCTCATTGCACAAGAGCGATTGCAGTGTGACGTGCATAATACCCATTAGAAAGGAACCCTCTCAAGTCGTGGCGCTGGGCGTGGACCGGAGCGGGGAGAAGAGGGCCTTGGGGTTTTGGCAAGCCTCTTCGGAGAATAAGGAGATCTGTGCGGCGCTGTTCAGCGACTTGGAACGGCGCGGCCTGGTACTCTCCCGACGGATCCTCTTCGTGACGGATGGCGGCAGCGGATTGATCAAAGCCATCCGGGCCCGGTTCGGTAAGAAGCTGGTGCACCAACGGTGTGCCCTTCACAAGAGCCGGAAGCCGCAGCCGCACCTGGCTATGGCCCGCGAGTTCTTGCACGGCGAATAGCGGCACTCCGTTTTCAGCGCATCCGTAATCCCACTATGTCTGAATCTGTGACTGCTCAGTCTTATCCCCGCGCGGACGCCAATGTTGTCCAGCCGGTGGGCTCTTGCGTCCTTTGTCATTTGCTTGCCTGTCAAGGGTCATCCAAATTGCCCCAGTTATGGTCATCGAAAATTCCCCACCCCGTTAGGTTGTCGTTGACGCTTCTTCGACCCGCACAAGTCCGGCTTTGAGTTTCTCCTTCAGCCGGTAGGAATGGCCCCGGATGTTGATGGTGATCGCGTGGTGGAGCACCCGATCCAGGATCGCAGTCGCCAGCACCCGGTCGCCAAACACCTCGCCCCAAGCCCCGAAACTCTGGTTACTGGTCAAAATCATCGGCCCCTTCTCATAGCGGCGTGAGATGAGCTGAAAGAACAAGTTGGCCCCGGTGCGGTCAATGGGCAGATAGCCGATCTCATCAATGATCAGCAACCGGGGAATGGTATAGAGCTTCAGCTTGTCCTCCAGCCGATTCTCCGTGAGCGCCCGAGTCAGCGTAGCGATCATGGCGGCGGCTGTCGTGAACAACACCCGATAGCCCTGGGCAATGGCTTGCAGCCCTAGCCCGATGGCCAGGTGGCTTTTGCCCACACCGGGCGGCCCCAAGATCACGACATTCTCGCCGTGCTCGATGAAGTGGCAGGTCGCCACCTGCTGAATCTGCTTCTTATCCAACGAAGGCTGGTAGCTGAAGTCGAAGACCTCCAGACTCTTGACGAATGGAAATCGCGCCAAACTCGTCCGCATCGCAATGTTCTTCGCGGTCTTGGACGCGACTTCTTCGCCGAGCACCTGGTCGAGGAAGTCGGCATAGGGCAGCTCCTTGACGGCCGCTTCTTGTAAGAGGGCCTCCAGCCGCTCCCGACTCTTCAAGAGCCGTAGGCGCGTGAGTTGGTCACGGAGCCGTTCCAGTTGCGCCGCGTTCATGGCCGCCCCTCCTGCGACGCCGTGCGCTCACACACCGCCTCGTACCAGGCCAGATCCCGCACTTCGACCTCCGGCAAGGCATCGGGGCGAGGGGACCGATCGCTCACCGTGGACCGACGGTGGCGGGCGAGACGCGCACTGGCTCCAGGGCCGTGCTCGGGCTGGATTCGGAATTGGTGCTGGCCCGGGAGCACCGGGTGCGTCGCGATCTCTTGGTCACGGTGAAAGATGTGGACCGTGTCCCCCCGTCGTTGCACTTCAACCCGCTGACCAATGAGCCGGAAGGGCACGGAGTAGCGGTTCGTCGCCAGGCTGACCAAATAGTCCTCGGCCACGATCCGTGAGACGCGCGCCTCCTGCTGGAAGGCGCGCTGGTCCGCCAGCGGGACCAGGTGGTTGCGTTCTCGCGCAAACCGGACGAGTGGCTCCTCATGCGTCGTGCCATGGATGCGGCGGTCGGCAATTGTCGCGGTCCATTCGTCAAGTTGGGTTTGAAAGTCCACCAGATCGACAAACGTTCGTCCCGGCAGAAAGTTCCGTTTCAGATATTTCACGCCGGATTCGACCTTACCCTTGGTCTGGGCCCGATAGGGCCGACACACGCGCGGCTCAAAGCCCCAATAGTCGGCGAAGGCTTTGAAGGTGGGATTCCAGAGCCGCCGCCCCGTCTCATCCGCATAACAGACGGTTCGCGGTCGGTCATACAGATGCTCTCGCGTGTGGCCACCGAAATGCGCAAAAGCCCGTTCATGGGCCTCGAGAAACTGCGCCAGCCGCTCATCGGCACAGGCGTAATAGAACCCACGTCGGCTGAACCCCAACGTCAACACGAACACGTGCACCACCGTCGGGCCGGCGCGGAAGGGCACGGTGGCTTGGCCCCAATCAATCTGACTCTGCTGGCCCGGCGGTGTCTCAAAGCGGAGGAGGGCCCGCTCCGCCTGCAGCTGACCCTCACGCAGCGGCGCCACCCCTCGCTTCACCGTCTCATAACTGCCGATGTACTCGTGGCTCGCTCGCAGTTCCTGATAGAGAATCCGCGCCGAATAATTAACCTGCGACGCACGGGTCCGCACAAAGTCGGCATGGGCGGTCAGCAGCGTCTCCG
This region of Nitrospira sp. genomic DNA includes:
- a CDS encoding transposase; the protein is MTCIIPIRKEPSQVVALGVDRSGEKRALGFWQASSENKEICAALFSDLERRGLVLSRRILFVTDGGSGLIKAIRARFGKKLVHQRCALHKSRKPQPHLAMAREFLHGE
- the istB gene encoding IS21-like element helper ATPase IstB — encoded protein: MNAAQLERLRDQLTRLRLLKSRERLEALLQEAAVKELPYADFLDQVLGEEVASKTAKNIAMRTSLARFPFVKSLEVFDFSYQPSLDKKQIQQVATCHFIEHGENVVILGPPGVGKSHLAIGLGLQAIAQGYRVLFTTAAAMIATLTRALTENRLEDKLKLYTIPRLLIIDEIGYLPIDRTGANLFFQLISRRYEKGPMILTSNQSFGAWGEVFGDRVLATAILDRVLHHAITINIRGHSYRLKEKLKAGLVRVEEASTTT
- the istA gene encoding IS21 family transposase codes for the protein MVDQERWAEIRRLRHEERGSISGIARRLDLDRKTVRRSLQQTTWQPYRRAAMTETLLTAHADFVRTRASQVNYSARILYQELRASHEYIGSYETVKRGVAPLREGQLQAERALLRFETPPGQQSQIDWGQATVPFRAGPTVVHVFVLTLGFSRRGFYYACADERLAQFLEAHERAFAHFGGHTREHLYDRPRTVCYADETGRRLWNPTFKAFADYWGFEPRVCRPYRAQTKGKVESGVKYLKRNFLPGRTFVDLVDFQTQLDEWTATIADRRIHGTTHEEPLVRFARERNHLVPLADQRAFQQEARVSRIVAEDYLVSLATNRYSVPFRLIGQRVEVQRRGDTVHIFHRDQEIATHPVLPGQHQFRIQPEHGPGASARLARHRRSTVSDRSPRPDALPEVEVRDLAWYEAVCERTASQEGRP